Genomic DNA from Bifidobacterium sp. ESL0769:
ACAAATGATGAGGATTGTCCACGGATAACCCCCATGATGTCGTATTTGGTTCATTGATTTGCTTCCTCGTTGATCGGCTGATTACAGATTTCGCACAATTCCGACGAACAGTGGGACTCCGTCAGGCGTGTCGTATTCATAGAGGAACGGATGGTCAACAATGAATGATACAGATTTATCTATTCCAGGATTTGGCGCGCTGGTCTTCATATCGATTTTGTTGTATGCGGCAGCTTTGACGCCGGTTTCGCCCACGTCAATGCTGGTGCCTTGGATGATTCGACCGATGTAGAGGGGATCTTTGTTGGTCATTTTGGAAAAATTCGCGCGTGATGGGTTGAAAGCGGAACGAATGCCGAGCTTTCTTAAAATTGATATCGAATCGTCGAACGTATTGGCAATCTTGAACTTCGGAAGACTGAGATCGACTTCGGTTGGTTCGCTTTTCGCGTTGAACATGGCGCGTAGCGAGTCGGTTTTTCCCGCTAGGTCGTTTGCCGCTGTTTTTTGGTCGGGCAACACGATTTTCAGTTTGGATCCGTCGTCGAATGCTTTGTCGAGGCGCCTGAACCCTTTGCCTCTGGCCATATCCATCGTTCCGCTCTGGCTCATCATGGAGACCTTCGAGTCCCCTTTTTCTCCGTGGAACGGTTGGTCGGATGTGTTGTCCGCGTCGAATGGGTCTTGCCATTTCCCGTTTGCATACACGGTGTTGAGGAGCGTTAGGATTGCGTTGTCATCAGTGAAATTAGGCTTGAGAATCCCGTGAGTTTTCCTATCCACCCATGAGCTCATTTGCTCGGAGGCGTCACCCGAGACCGTTTTCATCTCGGCGGAGAAGCCATGTTTCATATCCTTCCTGAAATCCTTGTCGAGGGGATGTCCTTTCTGAATCCATATCGAATTGGCGGTCTGCATCTTTGATTTGCCATGACGTCTGCCGTTGATGGAGAGCATCAGTGAATGATAATCGTCTGTGTTGGGCTGTTTATCGTCGTTGAGGGCAGCCTGCATTTCGTTTTTCGTAGTGCCGGCAGCTCCCTGTTCGGCCATGGAAAGTGCCGTCCACATCGAAGCGGGGGAATAGTTGGTATTGCCTTTGTCATCAGACAAGTCTTGGCTGGTAAGAAAAAGTGAAGAGCTGTTGTACGCAAATTGTTGGACGCTGGCTTTGACGGTTTTACTCGGGGGCGTTGCTTTGGGGTGGAGGATCAGCGCCCATGTCCCGTATGCTGCTGCGATGAGGAGAGCCACGATGACGCACACGCTCACTATTCGGGTCGGGATGCGTGAAAAACGGTGTCGGCGTTGTGAAACTACGATCTCTGGATCGTGTGGTGTTGAGGAAGATTCTGTTGGCTTGTGAAGGCGTTGCGCGTTGGAGCCTTTCTTGTCGTGATGTTTCATGATGCGTTCCCGCCTGCTGAAAGTGGCATATTTCTTCGTCTGTGTCCTTCCGCCGTTGGTAGTGTAGCTGTCAAGTGCTGATAACGATTGATTTCTATTCTAATAAGCTATCACTTCGATTCCGATAGAAACTGATAGTCTGATTCTTGTTGCCGAATCTTCGAATGAATGGTTTGGAAGCTGTCTTGCCTCAATCGATTCATCTTGCTTTAATCAAAATGTCGGCGGCGGTCGGCGTTGTCGATGTTCCATTACAATCGAAAACGAATAATTTGTGATGTTCGTTGTCGTCGGGCGTATTTATATGTTCGGCTCAGTCCTACATTGAGCCGTTCACGGCATGAGTCGATTCGATTGT
This window encodes:
- a CDS encoding serpin family protein, whose product is MKHHDKKGSNAQRLHKPTESSSTPHDPEIVVSQRRHRFSRIPTRIVSVCVIVALLIAAAYGTWALILHPKATPPSKTVKASVQQFAYNSSSLFLTSQDLSDDKGNTNYSPASMWTALSMAEQGAAGTTKNEMQAALNDDKQPNTDDYHSLMLSINGRRHGKSKMQTANSIWIQKGHPLDKDFRKDMKHGFSAEMKTVSGDASEQMSSWVDRKTHGILKPNFTDDNAILTLLNTVYANGKWQDPFDADNTSDQPFHGEKGDSKVSMMSQSGTMDMARGKGFRRLDKAFDDGSKLKIVLPDQKTAANDLAGKTDSLRAMFNAKSEPTEVDLSLPKFKIANTFDDSISILRKLGIRSAFNPSRANFSKMTNKDPLYIGRIIQGTSIDVGETGVKAAAYNKIDMKTSAPNPGIDKSVSFIVDHPFLYEYDTPDGVPLFVGIVRNL